One Nocardioides aromaticivorans genomic window carries:
- a CDS encoding acyl-CoA carboxylase subunit beta has translation MTDDSPTETPAHGLTEVLARRFLTTDEARADKVARWHAKGRRTARENIADLVDAGSFVEYGRFVTAAQEQRRPLAELVVEAPADGIIGGTATVDGVPCAVPSYDYLVMAGTQGMRGHRKSDRLIEVVGRMGLPTVFFTEGGGGRPGDVDLPLVSALDVGSFALWGELQGVVPRIAVVSGRCFAGNAVIAGCADLRIATPDANLGMAGPAMIAGGGLGQFAAEDIGPVSDQAANGVLDVVVDDEAAAVDVVRRLLGLLHDPDLGAGGPGADPAALRTMLPENDREAFDVRPVVEALADDDSVIWLRDAWAPELVTALARIDGLAVGVVANQSTVLAGALTADASTKAADFLDLCERWRLPVVSLVDTPGFMVGPDAERTGLVREASRMVTAGARLTTPLVGVVLRRGYGLGAQAMLGGSTHRPLFTVAWPGAHLGAMGLEGAVRLALAHELAALPADEREATVVRHTAELREHAKALNAARVFEIDDVVDPAETRALVAATIRRAG, from the coding sequence GTGACCGACGACAGCCCCACCGAGACCCCCGCCCACGGCCTCACCGAGGTGCTCGCCCGCCGTTTCCTCACCACCGACGAGGCGCGTGCGGACAAGGTCGCGCGGTGGCACGCGAAGGGACGCCGGACGGCACGGGAGAACATCGCCGACCTCGTCGACGCGGGCTCCTTCGTGGAGTACGGACGCTTCGTCACCGCCGCCCAGGAGCAGCGCCGGCCGCTCGCCGAGCTCGTCGTCGAGGCTCCGGCCGACGGCATCATCGGGGGCACGGCGACCGTCGACGGTGTCCCGTGCGCGGTCCCCTCCTACGACTACCTCGTCATGGCCGGGACGCAGGGCATGCGCGGACACCGCAAGTCCGACCGGCTGATCGAGGTCGTCGGCCGGATGGGGCTGCCGACCGTGTTCTTCACCGAGGGCGGCGGCGGTCGCCCGGGCGACGTCGACCTCCCGCTGGTCTCCGCGCTCGACGTCGGCTCGTTCGCGCTGTGGGGCGAGCTGCAGGGCGTCGTGCCGCGGATCGCCGTCGTCTCCGGCCGCTGCTTCGCCGGCAACGCCGTGATCGCCGGCTGCGCCGACCTGCGGATCGCCACGCCCGACGCCAACCTCGGCATGGCCGGTCCGGCGATGATCGCCGGAGGCGGGCTCGGGCAGTTCGCCGCGGAGGACATCGGCCCGGTCTCCGACCAGGCCGCCAACGGGGTGCTCGACGTGGTGGTCGACGACGAGGCCGCAGCCGTCGACGTCGTACGACGCCTGCTCGGCCTGCTGCACGACCCGGACCTCGGAGCGGGCGGCCCGGGAGCGGATCCCGCCGCGCTGCGGACCATGCTGCCGGAGAACGACCGCGAGGCGTTCGACGTGCGGCCCGTGGTGGAGGCGCTGGCCGATGACGACTCCGTGATCTGGCTCCGCGACGCCTGGGCGCCGGAGCTGGTGACCGCGCTCGCCCGGATCGACGGGCTGGCCGTCGGCGTCGTCGCCAACCAGTCGACGGTGCTGGCCGGCGCGCTGACCGCCGACGCCTCCACCAAGGCGGCCGACTTCCTCGACCTCTGCGAGCGCTGGCGGCTGCCCGTCGTGTCGCTCGTCGACACCCCCGGCTTCATGGTCGGTCCCGACGCCGAGCGCACCGGCCTGGTGCGCGAGGCCTCGCGGATGGTCACCGCCGGCGCCCGGCTGACCACACCGCTCGTCGGCGTCGTGCTGCGCCGCGGCTACGGCCTGGGTGCGCAGGCGATGCTCGGTGGCAGCACCCACCGCCCACTGTTCACGGTCGCCTGGCCCGGCGCCCACCTCGGCGCGATGGGGCTGGAGGGCGCCGTACGCCTGGCCCTCGCGCACGAGCTCGCGGCGCTGCCCGCGGACGAGCGCGAGGCCACCGTCGTCCGGCACACCGCCGAGCTCCGGGAGCACGCGAAGGCCCTCAACGCTGCGCGGGTGTTCGAGATCGACGACGTGGTCGACCCGGCGGAGACGCGCGCACTGGTCGCGGCGACGATCCGCCGGGCCGGCTGA
- a CDS encoding YeiH family protein: MARHALATHGARPVTAVVVPAPEAGAGDRSRLPDGAAALMALVAGVVVAFGVHRLVPQVGVLTWAVALGVVAANARLLPPVVVGSLGRPTRRLLRMGVVLLGFSISLAAVADLGLPVLAVTAFTLVGTLVVTTWLARRLAIGPARSLLLGTGFAICGASAIAAMERTADADDEDVTAAIAMVTLWGTVAMVALPVLQAPLGLSATEYGVWAGAGIQEVGQVVAAAGPAGAAALGVAVVVKLTRVLLLAPVVAVVSAGRRMRSEEQATGGRPPLVPLFVLGFLGCALLRTAGLVPDALLEPIAQVQTAALAAALFGMGASVRIGSLLRGSGSLVLAGGLGTVLVLGLSLAGVLVVGAP; this comes from the coding sequence GGCGCGGCCGCGCTGATGGCGTTGGTCGCCGGTGTGGTCGTCGCCTTCGGAGTGCACCGGCTGGTGCCGCAGGTCGGGGTGCTCACGTGGGCGGTGGCACTCGGCGTGGTGGCGGCCAACGCACGGCTCCTGCCTCCGGTCGTGGTCGGCTCGCTCGGGCGCCCGACGCGGCGCCTGCTGCGGATGGGCGTGGTTCTGCTGGGCTTCTCGATCTCACTGGCCGCCGTCGCCGACCTCGGCCTGCCGGTCCTCGCCGTCACCGCTTTCACGCTGGTGGGCACGCTGGTCGTCACGACCTGGCTCGCCCGCCGGCTCGCGATCGGTCCGGCCCGCAGCCTCCTCTTGGGGACGGGCTTCGCGATCTGCGGCGCGTCGGCGATCGCCGCAATGGAACGGACCGCCGACGCCGACGACGAAGACGTGACCGCCGCGATCGCCATGGTCACCCTGTGGGGGACCGTCGCCATGGTGGCACTGCCGGTGCTGCAGGCGCCGCTCGGCCTGTCCGCCACCGAGTACGGCGTCTGGGCCGGCGCGGGCATCCAGGAGGTCGGTCAGGTCGTGGCCGCCGCCGGACCGGCCGGTGCCGCGGCCCTGGGCGTCGCTGTCGTCGTGAAGCTGACCCGCGTTCTCCTGCTCGCCCCGGTGGTCGCGGTGGTGAGCGCCGGGCGCCGGATGAGGTCGGAGGAACAGGCGACCGGGGGACGTCCGCCGCTCGTGCCGCTCTTCGTGCTGGGCTTCCTCGGGTGCGCGCTACTGCGCACGGCCGGCCTGGTCCCGGACGCGCTGCTCGAGCCGATCGCCCAGGTGCAGACCGCCGCGCTCGCCGCAGCTCTGTTCGGGATGGGCGCCAGCGTCCGGATCGGCTCGCTGTTGCGGGGGAGCGGCTCGCTGGTGCTGGCCGGTGGCCTGGGCACCGTGCTCGTGCTCGGGCTCTCGCTGGCCGGGGTGCTCGTCGTGGGGGCGCCCTGA